The following proteins are co-located in the Vicugna pacos chromosome 3, VicPac4, whole genome shotgun sequence genome:
- the FAM53C gene encoding protein FAM53C, producing the protein MITLITEQLQKQTLDELKCTRFSISLPLPDHADISNCGNPFQLVSEGASWRGLPHCSCAEFQDSLNLSYHPSGLSLHLRPPSPGSSPQEQPLSQVLSPEPPDPEKLPVPPAPPSKRHCRSLSVPVDLSRWQPVWRPAPSKLWTPIKHRGSGGGGGPQVPHQSPPKRVSSLRFLQAPSASSQCAPAHRPYSPPFFSLALAQESSRPCAASPQSGSWESDAESLSPCPPQRRFSLSPSLGPQASRFLPSARSSPASSPELPWRPRGLHSLPRSRSQPCDLDARKAGVKRRHEEDPRRLRPSLDFDKMNQKPYSGGLCLQETSREGSSISPPWFMACSPPPLSASCSPIGGSSQVLSESEEEEEGSVRWGRQALSKRTLCQQDFGDLDLNLIEEN; encoded by the exons ATGATAACCCTGATCACTGAGCAGCTACAGAAGCAGACTCTGGATGAGCTGAAATGCACACGCTTCAGCATCAGTCTG CCTTTGCCTGATCATGCAGACATCTCCAACTGTGGGAACCCTTTCCAGCTTGTGTCTG AAGGTGCTtcctggaggggcctgccccaTTGTTCCTGTGCTGAGTTCCAGGACAGCCTCAACCTCAGCTACCACCCCTCAGGCTTGAGCCTGCACCTCAGACCACCCAGTCCGGGAAGTTCCCCACAGGAACAGCCCCTTTCCCAAGTCCTAAGCCCTGAGCCCCCAGACCCAGAAAAGCTTCCTGTGCCCCCTGCCCCTCCATCAAAGAGGCACTGCCGCTCACTCTCAGTGCCCGTGGACCTGTCTCGCTGGCAGCCGGTGTGGCGGCCCGCCCCCTCCAAGCTGTGGACTCCCATCAAGCACCGGGGCagtggtggagggggtgggccGCAGGTGCCTCACCAGAGCCCCCCGAAGCGGGTCTCCAGCCTCAGGTTCCTCCAAGCTCCCAGTGCCTCTTCTCAATGTGCCCCAGCCCACAGACCCTACAGCCCCCCTTTCTTCAGCCTGGCCCTGGCCCAAGAGTCCTCTCGTCCCTGTGCCGCCTCCCCCCAAAGTGGCTCCTGGGAGAGTGATGCTGAATCCCTGTCACCTTGCCCACCTCAACGGCgcttctccctgtcacccagCCTGGGCCCGCAGGCAAGCCGCTTCTTGCCCTCTGCCCGGAGCTCCCCCGCATCCTCCCCAGAGCTGCCCTGGCGACCTCGAGGCCTCCACAGTCTTCCCCGAAGCCGCTCACAGCCTTGTGATCTTGATGCCCGCAAAGCTGGGGTCAAGCGGCGCCATGAGGAGGACCCTCGGCGGCTGCGGCCTTCCTTGGACTTTGACAAGATGAATCAG AAACCATACTCAGGAGGTCTCTGTCTCCAAGAAACATCCCGGGAAGGCAGCAGCATCTCTCCACCGTGGTTCATGGCCTGTagccccccacccctctctgCTTCCTGCAGCCCCATTGGAGGTTCCTCCCAGGTGCTGAGTGAAAgcgaagaggaagaggaggggtctGTGCGGTGGGGGCGGCAGGCGCTGAGCAAGCGGACACTGTGCCAGCAGGACTTTGGGGACCTGGACTTGAATCTGATTGAGGAGAACTAA
- the LOC102530718 gene encoding oocyte-specific histone RNA stem-loop-binding protein 2-like, protein MEHLPPGWQMLQRDRIYFPRMEVCEESLSYSIEMVSVGVSTEPCHARWEVETDEIVLQRRQKQIDYGKCTPGYQCFLQQVPKAQRQPGFHPQTPNKNRRYSRRSWDAQIRQWRRALHSWDPPSQPLQGRGAEGQEMESLLKPMDPTPLEDLSQAIEPSENLDEKQKGASFADLVAPAPSFPWLCVEDPTTGCTF, encoded by the exons ATGGAACATTTGCCGCCGGGATGGCAGATGTTGCAACGAGACAG AATCTACTTCCCCAGAATGGAGGTGTGTGAGGAGTCTTTATCCTATAGTATAGAGATGGTGAGTGTGGGAGTCAGCACAGAGCCCTGCCATGCCAG GTGGGAGGTAGAGACAGATGAAATTGTCCTACAACGGCGGCAAAAGCAGATAGATTATGGCAAGTGCACGCCTGGTTACCAGTGCTTTCTGCAGCAGGTTCCCAA ggcacagcgacagccaggattTCACCCTCAAACACCAAACAAGAACAGGAGGTACAGTCGTCGCTCCTGGGATGCCCAGATCAGGCAATGGAGAAGAGCTCTACATTCATGGGACCCCCCTAGCCAGCCTCTGCAGGGCAGGGGGGCTGAGGG GCAGGAAATGGAGAGTCTCTTAAAGCCAATGGATCCCACCCCTTTGGAGGACTTGTCTCAGGCCATAGAACCCTCAGAGAATCTGGATGAGAAACAGAAGGGAGCCTCT tttgcagaTTTGGTGGCTcctgccccctcctttccctggcTCTGTGTTGAAGATCCCACCACTGGCTGTACTTTCTAG